The following are from one region of the Mesorhizobium sp. B4-1-4 genome:
- a CDS encoding recombinase family protein, giving the protein MMHEKIRPHHLERKAILYVRQSSAHQVLHNRESSMLQYAMCDRLTALGWSRVETIDDDPGRSAAGGVVRAGFDRMVAEVCLGRVGAVAAREVSRFARNSRDWQQLIEMCRVVDTVLIDQETVYAQRQGNDRLLLGLKGSLNEYELDLLRQRSLSARYEKARRGELVVAAPVGFVKVGLRRNLIGVCRNPLPWCSTRLLSSAAPIRP; this is encoded by the coding sequence ATGATGCATGAGAAGATCAGGCCGCATCATCTGGAGCGCAAAGCGATCCTGTATGTGCGGCAGTCGTCAGCCCATCAGGTCCTGCACAATCGTGAGAGCAGCATGCTTCAATATGCGATGTGCGACCGCCTGACGGCCCTTGGCTGGTCTCGCGTAGAGACGATCGATGACGATCCCGGCCGTTCCGCCGCCGGCGGCGTCGTACGCGCCGGCTTCGATCGGATGGTCGCTGAGGTCTGTCTCGGCAGGGTCGGGGCGGTTGCGGCACGGGAGGTGTCGCGGTTTGCCCGCAACAGCCGCGACTGGCAGCAGCTTATCGAGATGTGTCGTGTCGTCGATACCGTGCTGATCGACCAGGAGACGGTCTATGCGCAGCGTCAGGGCAATGATCGGCTGCTGCTGGGATTGAAGGGCAGTCTCAACGAGTATGAACTCGATCTTCTGCGCCAGCGTTCGCTGTCGGCCCGCTACGAGAAGGCCCGCCGCGGCGAACTCGTCGTCGCAGCCCCTGTCGGCTTCGTGAAGGTCGGCTTGAGAAGGAACCTGATCGGCGTGTGCAGGAATCCATTACCC
- a CDS encoding M20 aminoacylase family protein, which produces MHSVETFRNLHGEATEWRRYLHQHPELDYRLHNTARFVTEKLASFGINHIETGIAETGIVATIQGEGGDGPTIGLRADMDALPIVEASNKPWSSTTPGNMHACGHDGHTAMLLGAAKHLASTRNFKGSVALIFQPAEEGALGGQRMVQEGIMERFGIAQVFGMHNAPGMEIGKFGICDGPIMAALDEFDIIVKGRGGHAAAPHRTVDPVVIAAQIILGLQTLVSRNTDPLESLVISVTKLTAAQAYNIIPQQVEMAGTVRTLVPGLRDFAERQILASAKGIATGFGADIELKYRRHDPVTFNHTEGTNLAITAARNLVGPESVNDKIKPRMGSEDFAYMLEARPGAFIFLGNGPTAGLHHPAYDFNDDALPYGIGYWVNLVETVLAA; this is translated from the coding sequence ATGCACAGCGTTGAGACTTTTCGGAACTTGCACGGCGAGGCAACTGAGTGGCGCCGCTACCTGCACCAGCATCCTGAACTCGACTATCGCCTTCACAACACAGCGAGATTCGTGACGGAGAAGCTGGCGTCGTTCGGGATCAATCATATCGAAACAGGCATCGCTGAAACCGGTATCGTCGCTACAATTCAGGGAGAGGGTGGAGACGGGCCGACGATTGGACTGAGGGCTGACATGGATGCCCTACCGATAGTTGAGGCGTCAAATAAACCATGGTCCTCGACAACACCCGGAAATATGCATGCATGCGGCCATGACGGCCATACGGCTATGCTGCTGGGTGCTGCGAAACACCTTGCCAGTACACGTAACTTCAAGGGCTCGGTTGCATTGATCTTTCAGCCTGCGGAAGAAGGAGCGCTGGGCGGTCAGAGGATGGTCCAGGAAGGAATTATGGAGCGCTTCGGCATCGCGCAGGTCTTTGGCATGCACAATGCGCCGGGCATGGAGATCGGGAAGTTCGGAATCTGCGATGGACCAATCATGGCCGCGCTTGACGAGTTTGACATCATTGTGAAGGGCAGGGGCGGCCATGCGGCCGCGCCGCATCGAACTGTCGACCCGGTTGTCATTGCAGCTCAGATTATTTTAGGCCTGCAAACGTTGGTCTCGCGCAACACTGATCCGCTCGAGTCGCTGGTGATTTCCGTGACTAAGTTAACTGCCGCTCAGGCCTACAACATCATTCCACAGCAGGTTGAAATGGCCGGCACGGTCAGGACCCTCGTGCCCGGTTTAAGGGACTTCGCGGAACGGCAGATTCTGGCATCCGCCAAGGGAATTGCGACCGGATTTGGTGCGGATATAGAGTTGAAATATCGTCGACATGATCCCGTTACCTTCAACCATACGGAGGGAACCAATTTGGCGATTACGGCGGCGCGCAATCTCGTAGGGCCCGAGTCGGTGAACGACAAGATCAAGCCGCGGATGGGCTCAGAGGATTTCGCTTACATGCTTGAGGCGCGGCCCGGTGCTTTCATTTTCCTTGGTAATGGGCCGACCGCTGGCCTGCACCACCCCGCGTACGATTTCAACGACGACGCTTTGCCTTATGGCATCGGTTATTGGGTGAACTTGGTTGAGACGGTTTTGGCTGCGTAA
- a CDS encoding enoyl-CoA hydratase-related protein, producing MNYSQVAVERRGSVAWLFRNRPEARNAESMQLLDELNHALDEAVHDDGVRVIVIGGKGDHFSAGHDLKGAQDKRAAFSVEERFAYEERRYLGYGMRIWDLVAGADRVGASSCQRWWARAVIYGKRRRSSGTGKPPQTGIIEAVLRANM from the coding sequence ATGAACTATTCTCAGGTAGCCGTGGAGCGCCGCGGTAGCGTTGCTTGGCTCTTTCGCAACCGTCCTGAGGCCCGCAATGCCGAGAGTATGCAACTTTTGGACGAGCTCAATCATGCGTTAGACGAGGCCGTGCATGATGACGGCGTGCGCGTGATCGTAATAGGCGGCAAGGGCGATCATTTTTCAGCTGGCCATGACCTCAAGGGAGCGCAGGACAAGCGTGCTGCATTCAGTGTTGAAGAACGCTTCGCCTATGAGGAGCGCCGCTATCTCGGTTATGGGATGCGCATCTGGGACCTAGTCGCTGGCGCCGATCGTGTGGGCGCTTCTTCGTGCCAGCGGTGGTGGGCGCGCGCCGTAATCTATGGGAAGCGTCGACGGAGCAGCGGAACCGGAAAGCCACCCCAGACCGGCATTATAGAGGCCGTGCTGCGAGCAAACATGTGA
- a CDS encoding aspartate aminotransferase family protein, translated as MSTGAQFSNSLAAADIATGLHPFTNARLHETKGPLIMDRGEGIYVYDINGKQYIESFAGLWSVAVGFSESRLVKAATKQMQKLPFYHTFNHMSHEPNIRLAEKLVEMSPEQFTRVSFTNSGSEANDTVVKMIWYVNNARGKPEKKKFLARTKGYHGITMASGSLTGLPNNHRDFDLPIIPVIHLTTPHLRTAGHDAETEAAFTSRLLKEVEDTIIAEGPETIAAFIGEPLMAAAGVLVPPAGYWQGIESLCRKYDIFLVADEVVNGFGRLGTMFGSVYFGFKPDIMVTSKQLTSSYMPLAAILFTEEIYNILADNTAKIGTWGHGYTTTGHPVATAVALENLKIIEERDLVGNSARVGKVFIESLHKLSDHPLVGDVRGVGLMAAVEMVPDKSSRKGFNQLGKAGAKAFASALQHNLIVRVVGDQLIFCPPLIITEEQALEVVARTSKTLDDVADFVSREGVY; from the coding sequence ATGAGCACTGGAGCCCAATTCTCGAATTCGTTGGCCGCAGCGGACATAGCGACCGGCCTGCATCCTTTCACGAACGCTCGCCTGCACGAGACCAAGGGGCCGCTTATCATGGATCGCGGTGAAGGGATTTACGTCTATGACATCAACGGCAAGCAATACATCGAAAGCTTCGCAGGCCTGTGGTCCGTAGCAGTCGGATTTAGCGAGTCGCGGCTCGTCAAAGCCGCGACCAAGCAGATGCAGAAGCTTCCCTTTTATCATACGTTCAATCATATGAGCCACGAGCCTAACATCCGGCTGGCGGAGAAGTTGGTCGAGATGTCCCCTGAGCAATTCACTCGGGTGTCCTTTACAAACTCGGGCTCGGAGGCAAACGACACCGTTGTAAAGATGATTTGGTACGTGAACAACGCACGGGGGAAACCGGAAAAGAAAAAGTTTCTTGCCCGGACTAAAGGCTATCACGGCATTACGATGGCGTCTGGCAGCCTCACTGGGTTGCCGAACAACCACCGCGATTTCGACCTACCGATCATCCCGGTAATCCATCTCACGACGCCCCACCTACGCACTGCAGGCCATGATGCAGAGACCGAAGCTGCCTTCACTTCCCGCTTGCTCAAGGAAGTCGAAGACACGATAATTGCAGAAGGACCCGAAACGATCGCGGCATTCATCGGTGAACCACTGATGGCTGCTGCTGGCGTTCTGGTGCCGCCGGCAGGCTATTGGCAGGGAATAGAGTCCCTGTGCCGCAAATACGATATTTTCTTGGTAGCTGACGAGGTCGTGAACGGGTTTGGCCGTCTTGGTACAATGTTTGGGTCGGTGTACTTCGGGTTTAAACCCGACATCATGGTGACGTCGAAACAGCTCACGTCATCCTACATGCCACTGGCAGCAATTCTCTTCACTGAAGAAATCTACAATATCCTAGCAGACAACACGGCCAAGATCGGCACTTGGGGACATGGTTACACGACGACCGGCCACCCTGTTGCCACTGCGGTTGCACTTGAAAACCTTAAGATCATTGAGGAACGGGATTTGGTCGGCAACTCGGCACGTGTCGGCAAGGTCTTCATAGAGAGCCTCCACAAGCTCTCGGATCACCCCCTGGTCGGGGATGTCCGGGGTGTCGGTCTGATGGCAGCTGTGGAAATGGTGCCCGACAAATCTTCCCGAAAGGGGTTCAACCAGTTAGGAAAGGCGGGCGCAAAGGCCTTTGCTTCAGCGCTCCAGCATAATCTGATCGTCCGGGTTGTAGGCGATCAACTCATATTTTGTCCTCCGCTCATCATTACCGAAGAGCAGGCACTCGAGGTTGTGGCGAGGACCAGCAAGACTTTGGACGACGTCGCCGATTTCGTTTCCAGGGAAGGTGTTTACTAG
- a CDS encoding ABC transporter substrate-binding protein has translation MVSEMSKFNRFTKGPTRRRVLKGGLAIGGGAALGAILGPEALLSPARAESKTLTLETGTGMYADCLRTSFFEPFEKEAGIKILTSPENADNSKFKLAVTTRHYTSDVMDVSSAFAQPPNGEKYLEPIDYSVINKADLIPDLAQTYAVALDDFAYTLGYNSEKTGGKIPTGWDDFFDLEKFPGKRGVGDSPNTILIMALLADGVAPKDIVPLDFDRAFKKLNTIRKDLVFWETGAQVQDLLISGETPLTMMYANRVASAHADGKPVGQVWNGFLVASDMRAVAKGNPNKDLAMKYLAFVLSKKINGTQTSCIALGPANIHAETNPKWGDAYPSGHLDKPHVLLDSPTLASWLGSHYDEINNQFQQWKAS, from the coding sequence ATGGTATCTGAGATGTCGAAATTCAATCGATTCACGAAGGGCCCCACTCGGCGACGCGTGCTGAAGGGCGGCCTTGCCATTGGCGGCGGTGCGGCGCTGGGCGCGATTCTTGGGCCGGAGGCATTGCTCAGTCCGGCGAGGGCGGAGAGCAAAACCCTGACGCTTGAAACCGGGACAGGCATGTACGCGGATTGCTTGCGCACTTCCTTTTTCGAACCATTTGAAAAGGAAGCAGGGATCAAGATCCTGACCAGTCCCGAAAACGCCGATAACTCGAAATTCAAGCTCGCGGTGACCACCCGTCACTATACCTCTGATGTAATGGATGTCAGTTCGGCATTTGCTCAACCTCCGAACGGTGAGAAATATCTTGAGCCCATCGATTATTCGGTCATCAACAAAGCGGACTTGATCCCGGACCTGGCGCAAACCTATGCTGTCGCGCTTGACGATTTTGCCTACACTCTCGGATATAATTCCGAGAAGACAGGCGGAAAGATTCCGACGGGCTGGGATGATTTCTTTGACCTGGAGAAGTTCCCCGGCAAGCGCGGCGTTGGAGATAGCCCGAATACGATCCTTATTATGGCCTTGCTTGCCGACGGTGTGGCACCCAAGGACATCGTGCCGCTGGATTTTGACCGTGCATTCAAGAAGCTGAACACCATTAGGAAGGATTTGGTGTTTTGGGAGACGGGCGCCCAGGTCCAAGACCTGCTCATATCGGGCGAAACGCCGCTCACCATGATGTATGCCAATCGTGTTGCCTCGGCACATGCCGACGGTAAGCCGGTGGGGCAGGTCTGGAACGGTTTCCTGGTTGCCTCCGATATGCGGGCCGTAGCCAAGGGGAATCCGAACAAGGACCTGGCAATGAAATATCTGGCCTTTGTCCTGAGCAAAAAAATCAACGGGACGCAGACAAGCTGCATCGCCCTCGGCCCCGCGAACATCCATGCGGAGACCAACCCGAAATGGGGCGACGCGTATCCCTCCGGTCATTTGGACAAGCCGCACGTGCTGCTCGATAGTCCGACGCTCGCGTCATGGCTGGGCAGCCACTATGATGAGATCAACAATCAATTTCAGCAATGGAAGGCGTCCTAG
- a CDS encoding ABC transporter permease, translated as MSVSLSPSNNLASGYRGLFRRWFRAVRGTSSNPVSRQDEAQAAPANRWGWLVLPALIFLVLFFIWPLAFVVVQSFVDPSPGFANYIRLVSSPIVGETFLTTIETALVATFGALLIGYPYSYLMYISSARVATILQLAVLIPSWVSFIVRTYALTVLLRDTGVVNTTLIDLGVISTPLPLIRNNFSVMFGILAVLLPFMVFPIFAVMRRISHDYSRAAAILGAGPVRTFVRIILPLSMPGVLAGCVLVFVIGLGFYITPALLGSGRDLYVAQQVVIAVQHVEWGYGSAISVALLCVTFTVLIVASAFVRFRDVFGVGVSE; from the coding sequence ATGTCTGTGTCGCTTAGCCCGTCCAATAACCTGGCGTCCGGGTATCGAGGCCTCTTCCGCCGGTGGTTCCGAGCCGTTCGCGGAACATCGTCAAATCCGGTTTCCAGGCAAGACGAGGCGCAGGCAGCACCAGCCAACCGATGGGGATGGCTGGTGCTGCCGGCCTTGATCTTTTTGGTGTTGTTTTTCATCTGGCCGTTGGCGTTTGTAGTGGTCCAAAGTTTTGTGGATCCCAGTCCCGGCTTCGCAAATTACATTCGTCTCGTGTCTTCCCCAATCGTGGGGGAGACCTTTCTCACGACTATCGAGACGGCCCTTGTAGCGACGTTCGGGGCGTTGCTCATTGGCTATCCCTACTCATATCTCATGTACATTTCGTCGGCGAGGGTGGCCACGATCCTGCAACTGGCTGTACTGATCCCCTCATGGGTCAGCTTCATTGTGCGGACATATGCCTTAACCGTGCTCCTGCGTGATACCGGGGTCGTAAACACCACGCTGATCGACTTGGGGGTTATCAGCACGCCATTGCCATTGATCCGCAATAATTTCTCAGTGATGTTCGGCATACTGGCTGTTCTGTTGCCCTTCATGGTCTTTCCGATCTTCGCGGTAATGCGCCGGATCAGCCACGACTATTCACGGGCCGCGGCGATTTTGGGGGCGGGACCCGTGCGGACGTTCGTTCGCATAATTCTTCCGCTCAGCATGCCTGGCGTCCTTGCCGGGTGCGTCCTCGTGTTTGTCATCGGGCTAGGTTTCTATATCACGCCCGCGCTTTTGGGCAGCGGTCGGGATCTGTACGTGGCCCAGCAGGTCGTCATCGCTGTCCAGCATGTGGAATGGGGATACGGGAGTGCAATCAGCGTGGCCCTGCTTTGCGTGACGTTTACGGTGCTAATCGTTGCCAGCGCTTTCGTCCGGTTCCGCGACGTCTTCGGCGTGGGGGTTTCCGAATGA
- a CDS encoding ABC transporter permease, which yields MGGNLVGTVLGLILAHAVLNLPFPIIMITASLVTVDRNLERAAAIMGANPPMVFLRVTAPLIRVGILFGFVFAFLGSWDEFIVASFLTSPAVITIPVGLFNEVKLSIDPTAAAISTLLLAVTSLILGFMLFRGKRQLLGDSVQ from the coding sequence GTGGGCGGCAATCTGGTGGGGACCGTGCTCGGGCTGATCCTGGCACACGCCGTTCTGAACCTGCCGTTCCCCATTATCATGATAACGGCTTCCCTGGTCACGGTGGATCGCAATCTCGAGCGTGCCGCCGCGATTATGGGCGCCAACCCGCCCATGGTTTTCTTGCGCGTCACCGCTCCGTTGATCCGGGTGGGGATTTTATTCGGGTTTGTCTTCGCGTTTCTTGGATCCTGGGACGAATTTATCGTGGCGTCGTTCCTGACGAGCCCGGCTGTCATCACCATTCCCGTCGGTCTCTTCAACGAAGTGAAACTTTCCATCGACCCTACGGCGGCCGCGATCTCGACGCTTCTTCTGGCAGTCACTTCGCTCATTCTCGGGTTCATGCTTTTTCGAGGGAAGCGCCAACTTCTCGGCGATAGCGTGCAATGA
- a CDS encoding ABC transporter ATP-binding protein, which produces MHETTSQALVMQGVTKKYGNHVAVDAINLELRRGEFMTLLGPSGSGKTTTLNMVAGFVHPTAGRVLIDGQDATHIPPHKRGIGMVFQNYALFPHLTIGQNIAFPLTRTPKAARAGMVREALRLVGLEGLEERFPRQLSGGQQQRVAFARAVVYRPRLLLMDEPFGALDKKLREARCNWRRGVCIRNWASPYCT; this is translated from the coding sequence ATGCACGAAACGACGTCGCAGGCCCTGGTGATGCAAGGGGTTACCAAGAAATACGGCAATCATGTCGCTGTCGACGCAATCAACCTCGAATTGCGCAGGGGCGAGTTCATGACTTTGCTCGGCCCTTCCGGCTCCGGCAAGACCACCACACTGAATATGGTGGCGGGGTTTGTTCACCCGACCGCAGGACGAGTTTTGATCGACGGGCAGGACGCAACGCACATACCTCCCCACAAGCGCGGTATCGGCATGGTATTTCAGAACTATGCGCTGTTCCCGCATCTGACGATTGGACAGAACATCGCGTTCCCGTTGACGCGCACCCCAAAGGCCGCGCGTGCCGGAATGGTGCGCGAGGCGCTGCGCCTTGTGGGACTGGAGGGACTGGAGGAACGTTTCCCGCGGCAGCTTTCAGGGGGGCAGCAACAACGCGTGGCTTTCGCGCGGGCCGTCGTTTACCGGCCGCGTCTCCTGCTCATGGACGAACCATTCGGCGCACTCGACAAGAAGCTTCGGGAGGCGCGCTGCAACTGGAGGCGCGGCGTCTGCATCAGGAATTGGGCATCACCGTATTGCACGTGA
- a CDS encoding TOBE domain-containing protein has product MGITVLHVTHDQEEALVLSDRIAIFNRGRIEQLDNPKGIYDHPKTEFVADFIGEANIFRGVVGRDGETISVKGDGWHLLGPAHCKEALAPESRAALVIRPDKLVLVPVNSPIASGTQRIIGRVRQVVYLGGTLKYEVEALNQAIYARSKSDASSFQATPGEDVGVEWRTEHGVVVPAN; this is encoded by the coding sequence TTGGGCATCACCGTATTGCACGTGACCCACGATCAAGAGGAAGCGCTGGTCCTGTCTGATCGGATCGCAATATTCAATCGTGGGCGTATAGAGCAACTGGACAATCCCAAGGGCATCTACGATCATCCCAAAACGGAGTTCGTTGCCGACTTCATTGGCGAGGCGAATATCTTCCGCGGGGTCGTGGGCCGCGACGGCGAGACGATCTCCGTCAAAGGGGACGGTTGGCATCTGCTTGGACCGGCGCACTGCAAAGAGGCTCTCGCGCCCGAATCCCGAGCTGCCTTGGTGATCCGGCCCGATAAGCTGGTCCTGGTTCCAGTCAATTCGCCGATTGCATCCGGCACGCAACGAATCATTGGCCGTGTGCGGCAGGTCGTGTACCTGGGCGGCACGCTGAAATACGAAGTGGAAGCGCTGAATCAAGCCATCTATGCTCGGTCGAAGTCGGATGCCTCGAGCTTCCAGGCGACTCCAGGCGAAGACGTAGGGGTGGAGTGGCGGACGGAGCACGGCGTCGTCGTTCCGGCGAATTGA
- a CDS encoding Lrp/AsnC family transcriptional regulator encodes MKPKTDTLRLDAWDLRILSEVQSDGRISKAELAKRVHLSASACSERLRILEAAGIIEGFYARLSPALIGGMVFVMVEVVLDRHRLEDQRHFENAVRDIPEILDCWGIGGRVDYLMRVAAPSMAAYQEFMERLLQTGLGIDQYYSLVVTKPVKSNSPIPVSSLRQR; translated from the coding sequence ATGAAGCCGAAAACCGACACGCTGCGTCTGGATGCTTGGGACCTGCGCATTCTTTCCGAGGTCCAATCCGATGGTCGGATTTCCAAAGCCGAGCTCGCAAAACGCGTGCACCTTTCGGCATCTGCCTGTTCGGAGCGGCTTCGCATTCTCGAAGCCGCGGGCATCATCGAAGGGTTCTACGCAAGACTAAGTCCTGCCCTCATCGGTGGCATGGTCTTCGTCATGGTCGAAGTCGTGCTGGATCGTCATCGCCTCGAGGACCAGCGCCATTTCGAAAACGCCGTTAGAGATATTCCCGAGATTCTGGACTGCTGGGGCATTGGAGGCCGAGTGGATTATCTGATGCGCGTCGCTGCCCCATCCATGGCCGCGTATCAAGAGTTCATGGAGCGATTGCTGCAGACGGGCCTTGGGATCGATCAGTATTATAGCCTGGTCGTTACCAAGCCTGTGAAGTCGAATTCACCGATCCCGGTCTCTTCTTTGCGGCAACGATAA
- a CDS encoding aminotransferase, producing MGLTNLGTAQLQEKDRTFVFHPSTHLAKHSRGETPNRIMAGAEGVYIWDTDGRKSLDGFGGLYCVNMGYGCTEIADAIAQQAKGLPFAHVYAGQGSEPVARLAEAVVEYFGQDMRRVFFGLSGSDANETNIKLVWYYNNILGRPEKKKIISRNRGYHGSGLVTGSLTGLGFFHKFFDLPLDMVRHTTTPHHYRQAHDGESEEAFSSRCAAELEALILAEGPETVGAFIGEPVLGTGGIIPPPKGYWASIQAVLAKYDVLLIADEVVCGFGRTGEKFGSHLYGIRPDFVTVAKGLSSAYLPISGSIIGDRVWSVLEQGTEKHGALGHGWTYSGHTLCAAAALANIELLKERKILEHVQDVGPYWHGRMKAELEGHPIVGEVRGVGILSGVELMRDPKRRVPFEPELQVGARAAAALLENGVIGRAMPHGDILGYAPPLIIRRSEIDMIVEATARSVDATYRALKGEGAI from the coding sequence ATGGGTTTGACCAATTTGGGAACAGCACAGCTTCAAGAGAAGGATCGGACCTTCGTGTTCCATCCCTCGACACATCTGGCAAAGCACAGCCGTGGCGAGACGCCCAACCGCATCATGGCCGGCGCGGAAGGGGTGTATATCTGGGACACCGATGGCCGAAAAAGCCTGGACGGTTTCGGTGGGCTCTACTGCGTGAACATGGGGTATGGATGCACAGAAATCGCCGACGCCATCGCACAGCAAGCCAAAGGCCTGCCGTTCGCGCATGTGTATGCCGGCCAGGGCAGCGAGCCGGTCGCACGATTGGCGGAAGCTGTGGTGGAGTATTTCGGTCAGGACATGCGAAGGGTCTTTTTCGGTCTTTCCGGTTCAGACGCCAATGAGACCAACATCAAACTGGTATGGTACTACAACAATATCCTCGGGCGACCCGAGAAGAAAAAGATCATTTCTCGAAATCGCGGCTATCATGGGTCGGGGCTCGTCACCGGGAGCCTGACCGGTCTCGGTTTCTTTCACAAATTCTTCGACCTGCCTTTGGACATGGTGCGGCATACAACGACACCGCACCATTATCGTCAGGCGCATGATGGCGAGAGTGAGGAGGCCTTCTCGAGCCGTTGTGCGGCTGAACTCGAAGCACTTATTCTGGCCGAGGGACCGGAGACGGTTGGGGCCTTCATTGGTGAACCAGTACTTGGGACAGGCGGCATCATTCCCCCGCCAAAGGGATACTGGGCTTCCATACAAGCCGTTCTCGCCAAGTACGATGTTCTTCTAATCGCTGACGAAGTGGTTTGCGGGTTCGGCAGAACCGGCGAAAAATTCGGCTCTCACCTCTACGGCATCCGACCGGATTTCGTGACTGTCGCCAAGGGATTGAGTTCCGCCTACCTCCCGATTTCTGGGTCGATCATCGGGGATCGCGTCTGGTCCGTTCTGGAGCAAGGAACCGAGAAACATGGCGCTCTTGGGCATGGCTGGACATATTCCGGCCACACGCTCTGTGCGGCTGCCGCACTTGCCAATATCGAACTGCTCAAGGAACGAAAGATATTGGAGCACGTCCAGGACGTCGGACCCTATTGGCACGGTCGCATGAAAGCCGAGCTGGAGGGGCATCCCATCGTTGGAGAAGTTCGAGGCGTTGGAATTCTATCCGGCGTAGAGCTGATGCGAGATCCAAAAAGACGGGTCCCGTTCGAACCTGAACTTCAGGTCGGTGCGCGCGCTGCCGCCGCTCTGCTCGAGAATGGTGTTATCGGCCGAGCCATGCCGCATGGCGACATCCTCGGGTATGCTCCCCCCTTGATCATCCGCCGGAGCGAAATCGACATGATTGTCGAGGCGACTGCGCGGTCGGTTGACGCAACGTATCGAGCGCTGAAGGGCGAAGGGGCTATATGA
- a CDS encoding GntR family transcriptional regulator has product MRELSRANLASRAYAEIRKELIAGQFEPGEALKLRELSERLGTSQTPVREALMKLAAERALIVEPGRSPRVPNLTLARFVELRDMRVALETLAGKGAAENATPSLTQELRSLHERLLRAKNEARFKETLALNRSFHFVLYKAAGRDILVAMIESLWVQTGPYLNFLYPGTVAVSDTSHPHARILAGLEAKDASIVATAIEEDIVYGGRPVVDHLIGLKQDDVPHPVSALPIGKSREKSLPRIE; this is encoded by the coding sequence ATGCGCGAACTGTCCCGTGCCAATTTAGCATCACGCGCCTATGCTGAGATTCGAAAGGAACTCATCGCCGGCCAATTTGAGCCCGGGGAGGCTCTCAAACTCCGTGAGCTGTCGGAACGACTGGGAACAAGCCAAACTCCCGTACGGGAGGCGCTCATGAAGCTTGCCGCGGAGCGGGCATTGATCGTGGAGCCGGGTCGATCGCCGCGCGTACCAAACCTTACCCTCGCGCGCTTTGTAGAACTGCGCGATATGCGCGTCGCACTCGAAACGCTTGCCGGCAAAGGCGCTGCTGAAAACGCGACGCCTTCACTCACCCAAGAGTTGCGAAGCCTTCATGAACGCCTGCTGCGCGCCAAGAACGAGGCTCGTTTCAAAGAAACGCTCGCACTTAACCGCAGCTTCCATTTTGTCCTGTACAAGGCGGCCGGCCGGGACATCCTGGTCGCCATGATCGAGTCACTTTGGGTTCAGACTGGTCCCTATCTGAATTTTCTGTATCCGGGCACAGTTGCCGTTTCCGACACATCCCATCCGCATGCTCGTATTCTGGCGGGCCTGGAAGCAAAGGATGCTTCCATCGTGGCTACAGCAATCGAGGAAGACATTGTCTATGGAGGGCGGCCCGTCGTCGATCACCTCATTGGACTTAAGCAAGATGACGTGCCGCATCCAGTCTCGGCCCTCCCCATTGGCAAGAGCCGAGAAAAGAGCCTACCTAGGATTGAATAG